One Aegilops tauschii subsp. strangulata cultivar AL8/78 chromosome 7, Aet v6.0, whole genome shotgun sequence genomic window carries:
- the LOC109754906 gene encoding uncharacterized protein isoform X2: MRHHSRLLPARCHPRLLSARRHPRTLPARRRTLLLPWSAATPLPLPSSRARRCRRLPQSATAPPPPPTGPVVPSPVSPHPDLLEAHRILPHGRFPRLSRRPNRCSSRAPPLGAPAVRTPTWPLPRTQRASAPAYFPREVASASAWMDGFRKVSFLPGWSELQIPSGPREPAISASSSPLPLGITSSPNASSAPSDRPQREVRHGGNKTARQCAFLQHIRRKKKQHEVPVCIKLLSLIFCRICSFYGTVHGDYLQGLCPLQVDYLIGQAKCNRRSSSAATRQTPSKKDLPLSLLMEDIQYQDL; the protein is encoded by the exons ATGCGCCACCACTCCCGCCTCCTTCCGGCGCGCTGTCATCCCCGCCTTCTTTCGGCGCGCCGTCATCCCCGCACCCTACCGGCGCGCCGCCGGACCCTCCTTCTTCCCTGGAGCGCCGCCACCCCGCTGCCGCTGCCATCTTCCCGAGCGCGCCGTTGCCGCCGTCTTCCCCAGAGTGCCACCGCCCCGCCACCCCCGCCCACGGGACCAGTGGTCCCATCACCGGTCTCCCCCCACCCAGATCTGTTGGAGGCGCACCGGATCCTGCCTCACGGCCGGTTCCCGCGACTCAGCCGCCGCCCCAACCGCTGCAGTAGCCGAGCACCTCCACTAGGTGCCCCGGCGGTTCGGACCCCCACCTGGCCCCTCCCTCGAACCCAGCGAGCCTCCGCCCCGGCCTACTTCCCGCGCGAggtcgcctccgcctccgcctggATGGATGGATTCAGGAAGGTATCCTTCCTCCCTGGGTGGAGCGAGCTGCAGATCCCGTCCGGCCCTCGGGAACCGGCCatctccgcctcctcctcgccgctgCCGCTGGGGATCACGTCTTCACCAAACGCGAGCTCCGCCCCATCCGACCGACCGCAAAGGG AGGTACGACATGGCGGAAACAAAACTGCACGGCAATGTGCATTTCTGCAACACATCAG ACGGAAGAAAAAGCAACATGAAGTTCCTGTCTGCATCAAACTGCTTTCACTTATATTCTGCCGAATTTGTTCCTTCTATGGGACTGTACATGGGGATTATCTACAAGGGTTATGTCCTCTGCAGGTAGATTATCTTATAGGACAGGCGAAATGCAACAGAAGAAGCTCCTCCGCTGCTACTCGCCAAACTCCAAGCAAAAAGGACCTTCCACTTTCCTTGCTAATG GAGGATATTCAATACCAAGATTTATGA
- the LOC109754906 gene encoding uncharacterized protein isoform X3, whose amino-acid sequence MDSGRYPSSLGGASCRSRPALGNRPSPPPPRRCRWGSRLHQTRAPPHPTDRKGRYDMAETKLHGNVHFCNTSGLHFPLPWTYERKKKQHEVPVCIKLLSLIFCRICSFYGTVHGDYLQGLCPLQVDYLIGQAKCNRRSSSAATRQTPSKKDLPLSLLMEDIQYQDL is encoded by the exons ATGGATTCAGGAAGGTATCCTTCCTCCCTGGGTGGAGCGAGCTGCAGATCCCGTCCGGCCCTCGGGAACCGGCCatctccgcctcctcctcgccgctgCCGCTGGGGATCACGTCTTCACCAAACGCGAGCTCCGCCCCATCCGACCGACCGCAAAGGG AGGTACGACATGGCGGAAACAAAACTGCACGGCAATGTGCATTTCTGCAACACATCAGGTCTACATTTTCCATTGCCCTGGACTTATGA ACGGAAGAAAAAGCAACATGAAGTTCCTGTCTGCATCAAACTGCTTTCACTTATATTCTGCCGAATTTGTTCCTTCTATGGGACTGTACATGGGGATTATCTACAAGGGTTATGTCCTCTGCAGGTAGATTATCTTATAGGACAGGCGAAATGCAACAGAAGAAGCTCCTCCGCTGCTACTCGCCAAACTCCAAGCAAAAAGGACCTTCCACTTTCCTTGCTAATG GAGGATATTCAATACCAAGATTTATGA
- the LOC109754906 gene encoding uncharacterized protein isoform X1: MRHHSRLLPARCHPRLLSARRHPRTLPARRRTLLLPWSAATPLPLPSSRARRCRRLPQSATAPPPPPTGPVVPSPVSPHPDLLEAHRILPHGRFPRLSRRPNRCSSRAPPLGAPAVRTPTWPLPRTQRASAPAYFPREVASASAWMDGFRKVSFLPGWSELQIPSGPREPAISASSSPLPLGITSSPNASSAPSDRPQREVRHGGNKTARQCAFLQHIRRKKKQHEVPVCIKLLSLIFCRICSFYGTVHGDYLQGLCPLQVDYLIGQAKCNRRSSSAATRQTPSKKDLPLSLLMVSNSKMSKRRIFNTKIYDLA, from the exons ATGCGCCACCACTCCCGCCTCCTTCCGGCGCGCTGTCATCCCCGCCTTCTTTCGGCGCGCCGTCATCCCCGCACCCTACCGGCGCGCCGCCGGACCCTCCTTCTTCCCTGGAGCGCCGCCACCCCGCTGCCGCTGCCATCTTCCCGAGCGCGCCGTTGCCGCCGTCTTCCCCAGAGTGCCACCGCCCCGCCACCCCCGCCCACGGGACCAGTGGTCCCATCACCGGTCTCCCCCCACCCAGATCTGTTGGAGGCGCACCGGATCCTGCCTCACGGCCGGTTCCCGCGACTCAGCCGCCGCCCCAACCGCTGCAGTAGCCGAGCACCTCCACTAGGTGCCCCGGCGGTTCGGACCCCCACCTGGCCCCTCCCTCGAACCCAGCGAGCCTCCGCCCCGGCCTACTTCCCGCGCGAggtcgcctccgcctccgcctggATGGATGGATTCAGGAAGGTATCCTTCCTCCCTGGGTGGAGCGAGCTGCAGATCCCGTCCGGCCCTCGGGAACCGGCCatctccgcctcctcctcgccgctgCCGCTGGGGATCACGTCTTCACCAAACGCGAGCTCCGCCCCATCCGACCGACCGCAAAGGG AGGTACGACATGGCGGAAACAAAACTGCACGGCAATGTGCATTTCTGCAACACATCAG ACGGAAGAAAAAGCAACATGAAGTTCCTGTCTGCATCAAACTGCTTTCACTTATATTCTGCCGAATTTGTTCCTTCTATGGGACTGTACATGGGGATTATCTACAAGGGTTATGTCCTCTGCAGGTAGATTATCTTATAGGACAGGCGAAATGCAACAGAAGAAGCTCCTCCGCTGCTACTCGCCAAACTCCAAGCAAAAAGGACCTTCCACTTTCCTTGCTAATGGTGAGCAACTCAAAGATGTCTAAAAG GAGGATATTCAATACCAAGATTTATGATTTGGCATAA